In Candidatus Promineifilum breve, one genomic interval encodes:
- a CDS encoding glycosyltransferase family 2 protein, with product MAKNRELISIVAPVYNEEGVLDALYERVRAVLDGAGEEWELVLVNDGSRDRSAEVIAQLHERDPRVKGISFSRNFGFQIAATAGLDYARGDAVILTDADLQDPPEVYPAMLAQWRAGYDVVYGVRASRQGETWFKLTTAKLFYRLIHRITSINIPLDTGDFRLMDRRVINSLRGMNERNRFLRGMVPWIGFRQIGVEYNREARYAGEAKFTSVKKMLPFALDAITSFSYFPLQLATILGFVIAAISVVAILAVVLVRLLGPHEPLLGQATTLVAVLFLGSVQLISLGIIGEYLGRIYDEVKGRPLYLIQESWGLEEGPLGRFAPPMGPNSTD from the coding sequence GTGGCTAAAAACAGAGAATTGATTTCAATCGTCGCCCCGGTCTATAACGAAGAGGGCGTCCTCGATGCGCTGTACGAGCGCGTGCGGGCCGTGCTGGACGGGGCCGGCGAAGAATGGGAGTTGGTGCTGGTCAATGATGGCAGCCGCGACCGCTCGGCCGAAGTCATCGCCCAATTGCACGAGCGCGATCCGCGCGTGAAGGGCATCAGCTTCTCGCGCAACTTCGGCTTCCAGATCGCCGCCACCGCCGGCCTCGATTATGCCCGTGGCGACGCGGTGATCCTGACCGACGCCGACTTGCAGGATCCTCCGGAGGTCTATCCGGCCATGTTGGCCCAATGGCGCGCCGGCTATGACGTGGTCTACGGCGTGCGCGCCAGCCGCCAGGGCGAGACGTGGTTCAAGCTGACGACGGCCAAGCTGTTCTATCGCCTGATTCACCGCATCACCAGCATCAACATCCCGCTGGACACCGGTGATTTCCGCCTGATGGATCGGCGGGTCATCAATTCGCTGCGCGGTATGAATGAGCGCAACCGCTTCCTGCGCGGCATGGTGCCGTGGATCGGCTTTCGGCAGATAGGGGTGGAGTACAATCGGGAAGCGCGCTATGCCGGTGAGGCCAAATTCACCAGCGTCAAGAAGATGCTGCCCTTCGCCCTCGACGCCATCACCAGCTTCTCCTACTTCCCGCTGCAACTGGCGACGATTCTAGGATTCGTCATCGCCGCCATCAGCGTCGTGGCGATTCTGGCCGTGGTTCTCGTCCGCCTGCTGGGGCCGCACGAGCCATTGCTGGGGCAGGCGACGACGTTGGTGGCGGTGCTATTCCTGGGCAGCGTCCAGTTGATCAGCCTGGGGATCATCGGCGAATATCTGGGGCGCATCTACGACGAGGTGAAGGGCCGGCCGCTCTATCTCATTCAGGAGAGTTGGGGGCTGGAAGAAGGGCCGCTCGGCCGCTTTGCCCCGCCGATGGGGCCGAACAGCACGGACTAA
- a CDS encoding endonuclease/exonuclease/phosphatase family protein, translating into MFPFTAATFNLRGGAERWLARRHLLVGQIVDLQPDIIALQELKLSFGQGSWLARQANIRLTGDARHPYRLVTARNAELSHALSGVGIMTRLPIIYHDSLALGYSRQVAVRANVELPAGAADTRRQSLDFVSVQLCPGPAGREARVTQAMNLVGWINEKRRVPLQIICGDFNESPSGAAVTLMRQSYRSAYACVHQRDPIATFPTNFLQPQPVATACLDYVFVSPAVYRVTKASFFCDKPAAEDDTLFPSDHVGLLVGLEV; encoded by the coding sequence ATGTTTCCTTTTACGGCGGCCACATTCAATCTGCGCGGTGGCGCCGAGCGTTGGCTGGCTCGTCGCCATCTGCTCGTCGGGCAGATCGTTGACCTTCAGCCCGACATCATCGCCCTGCAAGAACTGAAACTATCCTTCGGCCAGGGTAGTTGGCTGGCCCGGCAGGCCAACATTCGTCTGACGGGCGATGCCCGCCACCCGTACCGCCTGGTGACGGCCCGCAACGCAGAACTGAGCCATGCCCTGAGCGGTGTGGGCATCATGACGCGCTTGCCCATCATCTACCATGATTCGCTGGCGCTCGGCTATTCGCGGCAGGTGGCGGTGCGGGCCAATGTGGAGTTGCCGGCCGGCGCGGCCGATACGCGCCGCCAATCGCTGGACTTTGTGAGTGTGCAATTATGTCCCGGCCCGGCCGGACGTGAGGCGCGGGTGACTCAGGCCATGAACCTGGTGGGCTGGATCAATGAGAAAAGGCGCGTGCCGTTGCAGATTATTTGCGGCGATTTCAACGAGTCGCCGTCGGGCGCGGCCGTCACCCTCATGCGCCAATCCTACCGCTCGGCCTATGCTTGCGTCCACCAGCGCGACCCGATCGCCACCTTCCCGACGAATTTCTTGCAGCCCCAGCCGGTGGCGACGGCCTGTCTCGACTACGTGTTCGTCTCGCCGGCCGTGTATAGAGTGACAAAGGCGTCGTTCTTCTGCGATAAGCCCGCGGCCGAGGATGACACCTTATTTCCATCCGACCACGTGGGCTTGCTGGTCGGTCTAGAGGTTTAG